From Thermogladius calderae 1633, a single genomic window includes:
- a CDS encoding archaemetzincin family Zn-dependent metalloprotease — protein sequence MPKLYIIPLTQAGVVEYLDTIIGMIRESYSKAGVDFEVYSWPEVLKPSLKCYDWDRMQYRAGCIIEDLYRGVSSLDEGGYFVGVGMIDGYEPGLNFVFGLAEPRKRTGVVFTKRLKEEFYGRPAKFDLYVERVAKEVVHELGHLLGLPHCHNKRCVMSFSNSIVDVDSKERFFCDECSLTLKKLVLH from the coding sequence TTGCCTAAGCTCTACATTATCCCTTTAACTCAAGCGGGCGTCGTCGAATATCTCGACACCATAATTGGCATGATTCGCGAGAGTTACAGCAAGGCTGGTGTGGATTTTGAGGTATACAGCTGGCCAGAGGTTCTTAAGCCCAGTTTGAAGTGCTACGACTGGGACAGGATGCAGTATCGAGCTGGCTGTATAATAGAGGACTTGTACAGGGGGGTCTCGAGTCTAGACGAAGGGGGTTATTTCGTCGGGGTGGGAATGATAGACGGCTACGAGCCTGGCTTAAACTTTGTATTCGGACTCGCGGAGCCTCGTAAGAGGACGGGAGTGGTCTTCACTAAGAGGTTGAAGGAGGAGTTCTACGGGAGGCCGGCCAAGTTCGACCTCTACGTAGAACGGGTGGCGAAGGAGGTAGTGCACGAGTTGGGACACCTACTCGGCCTACCCCACTGCCACAATAAGAGGTGTGTAATGAGCTTCAGTAACAGTATAGTCGATGTAGACTCCAAGGAGAGGTTCTTCTGCGACGAGTGCTCACTTACTCTTAAAAAGCTAGTTTTACACTAG
- a CDS encoding archease, producing MRVPKLVEEKIVYADPEGRFYFLEHTGDIYVKAVGGDILELLENAGIALFESMVDTKSVRPVLERGVSAEGFDLENLLYRWLEALLTVYYSERIMCGDLEVHKLEIERRDNELNYRVSGRCVGEVFDPTLHEGRVEVKAVTYSLMRILKDDKWTAYFVLDI from the coding sequence TTGAGGGTACCCAAATTGGTTGAGGAAAAAATTGTATACGCGGATCCGGAGGGGAGATTCTACTTCCTGGAACACACGGGTGACATATACGTTAAGGCGGTAGGGGGCGACATACTGGAGCTTCTCGAGAACGCGGGAATAGCGCTTTTCGAGAGCATGGTGGACACTAAGAGCGTTAGACCGGTATTAGAGAGAGGTGTTAGCGCTGAAGGGTTCGACTTAGAGAACTTGCTGTACAGGTGGCTCGAGGCTCTCCTCACAGTCTACTACTCCGAGAGAATTATGTGTGGAGACCTCGAGGTACACAAGTTAGAGATTGAGAGGAGGGATAACGAGCTCAACTATAGAGTTAGCGGTAGGTGCGTGGGGGAAGTCTTCGATCCCACGCTACACGAAGGCCGAGTAGAGGTCAAAGCCGTCACGTACAGTTTGATGAGGATCTTGAAAGACGACAAATGGACTGCTTACTTCGTTCTCGACATCTAG
- the rbcL gene encoding type III ribulose-bisphosphate carboxylase: MTKEGFEPYPEYVDKKYQPDPDTHVIVTFRVKPASGFTVEDAAGGVAAESSTGTWTTLFSWYDVSRVKKLSGRAYYFKDLKDGSYIVRVAYPVELFEEGNMPAFLASVAGNIFGMRRVEGLRVEDIYLPKQFLQYFKGPFKGVKGVREIFKVHDRPIVGTVPKPKVGYTPEEVEKLALELLMGGMDYIKDDENLASPSFCRFEARAKSIMKIIDKVEKETGERKAWFANITADVREMEKRLKLVADYGNPYIMVDVVVTGWSALTYIRDLAEEYKLAIHAHRAMHAAITRNPYHGISMFALAKLYRFIGMDQLHIGTAGAGKLEGAKLDVVRIAKMLRAEDYQPDPDDDFHLPQKMYHIKPMMPVSSGGLHPGNLPIVIEALGTDLVLQIGGGTIGHPDGPRAGATAVRQALDAIIKGIPLEEYAKDHKELARALEKWGFAKPI, translated from the coding sequence TTGACTAAGGAGGGCTTCGAACCATACCCCGAGTATGTCGACAAAAAATACCAGCCAGACCCTGATACTCACGTGATAGTCACTTTCAGAGTCAAGCCGGCCTCCGGGTTTACTGTAGAGGACGCGGCAGGCGGGGTAGCGGCGGAGAGTAGCACTGGCACTTGGACCACGCTGTTCAGTTGGTACGATGTCTCGAGGGTTAAGAAGTTAAGTGGTAGAGCCTACTACTTCAAGGACTTGAAGGACGGTTCCTACATTGTCAGAGTAGCCTACCCTGTCGAGCTGTTCGAGGAAGGGAACATGCCGGCATTCTTGGCAAGTGTCGCTGGCAACATCTTCGGTATGAGGAGAGTTGAGGGTCTGAGAGTGGAGGATATCTACCTGCCGAAGCAGTTCCTCCAGTACTTCAAAGGCCCCTTCAAGGGCGTTAAAGGGGTAAGAGAGATATTCAAAGTCCACGACAGACCCATTGTAGGGACTGTGCCTAAGCCTAAAGTGGGCTATACTCCCGAGGAGGTCGAGAAGCTAGCGCTCGAGCTTCTAATGGGAGGAATGGACTACATAAAAGACGACGAGAACCTGGCCAGCCCTAGCTTCTGCCGGTTCGAGGCTAGGGCAAAGTCGATCATGAAGATCATCGACAAAGTCGAGAAAGAGACAGGTGAGAGGAAAGCTTGGTTCGCCAATATAACTGCCGACGTGAGAGAGATGGAGAAGAGGCTTAAGCTGGTGGCAGACTACGGTAACCCCTATATAATGGTCGACGTTGTCGTCACGGGCTGGTCGGCTCTAACCTACATTAGAGACCTCGCGGAGGAGTACAAGCTAGCGATTCACGCTCACAGAGCGATGCACGCTGCTATTACGAGAAACCCCTACCACGGTATTTCAATGTTCGCACTCGCTAAGCTGTACAGGTTCATAGGTATGGACCAACTACACATAGGTACGGCGGGGGCGGGCAAGCTCGAGGGCGCCAAGTTAGACGTGGTCAGGATAGCCAAGATGCTCAGGGCGGAGGACTACCAGCCCGATCCCGACGACGACTTCCACCTACCTCAGAAGATGTACCACATCAAGCCAATGATGCCCGTGTCTTCTGGCGGCCTACATCCCGGTAATCTACCAATAGTGATCGAAGCCCTTGGTACAGACCTCGTCTTGCAGATAGGTGGAGGTACAATAGGGCACCCAGACGGCCCCAGGGCGGGAGCTACTGCAGTTAGGCAGGCTCTTGATGCGATAATAAAGGGGATACCCCTAGAAGAGTACGCGAAAGACCACAAAGAACTCGCGAGAGCCTTGGAGAAGTGGGGCTTCGCCAAGCCTATATAA
- a CDS encoding phosphatase PAP2 family protein, whose translation MVETSLKLVYSLALFGALSAAVLLGLLRGLDYYVYERLRFDNVVVVAISSTASIVFLGVVWIAMAVIDLVRSRGLRVHTYEVAVLLMLSVLLDATLKLIFRVPRPGLSGLVQPVSALMSVEYYSYPSGHATRAVALALYAGKRSSTAWSLAIYTWAFAVCLSRILLGVHWTSDVLGGFAAGLITLYASELLKDPLKKVLEALRLGFVLK comes from the coding sequence ATGGTAGAAACTAGTCTCAAACTAGTTTACTCGCTAGCGCTCTTTGGAGCATTGTCTGCGGCAGTCTTGTTGGGGCTTCTGAGAGGTCTAGACTACTATGTCTACGAGCGACTAAGGTTTGACAACGTCGTGGTTGTTGCGATATCTAGTACGGCGAGCATAGTTTTTCTCGGCGTGGTCTGGATCGCAATGGCTGTTATAGACCTTGTCCGCTCAAGGGGGCTCAGAGTGCATACTTACGAGGTGGCGGTTCTACTGATGTTGTCCGTCTTGCTCGACGCAACCCTCAAGCTGATCTTCAGAGTCCCGCGACCTGGCTTGAGCGGTCTAGTTCAACCAGTGTCTGCGTTGATGTCAGTGGAGTACTACAGTTACCCGTCCGGTCACGCCACGAGAGCAGTAGCGCTAGCGCTGTACGCTGGTAAGAGATCGAGTACCGCGTGGAGCCTGGCTATATACACCTGGGCGTTCGCAGTCTGCCTGTCAAGGATACTCCTGGGTGTCCACTGGACATCAGACGTCTTAGGGGGGTTTGCGGCAGGTCTAATCACGTTGTATGCCTCGGAACTACTAAAAGACCCCTTAAAGAAAGTTCTCGAGGCGTTACGGCTCGGGTTCGTTTTGAAGTAG
- a CDS encoding cation diffusion facilitator family transporter: MRIDRKRAGYLEGVVSIVVNTALFVVKYYYGVLFNSIAVIADSVHTLSDSLTSAVVVVGFRVAYTKPDEEHPFGHGRAEEVAAIIIGVLLCVVGYEFAVSSYDRLVSRETLVYSLTLVLVLLVSAAVKEALAMWAFRLGEKFNSESIKGDAWHHRSDAIATGLLALAILTAGGTYWWVDGVMGLVVSAFIVVTGGKIVLDASSVLLGRAPSREEVEEIVSVVKKVSPKVQSVHHIHVHKYGEHTEVTLHVHLPDDMSLSEAHEIATLIEDVLRKELGYEATVHVEPASAKRLKNHAD; this comes from the coding sequence ATGAGGATAGACCGCAAGAGAGCAGGATACCTAGAGGGCGTAGTCTCGATAGTAGTCAACACCGCTCTCTTCGTGGTTAAATACTACTATGGTGTACTCTTCAACTCGATCGCAGTCATAGCAGACTCTGTTCACACGCTCTCCGACAGCTTGACCTCTGCGGTCGTAGTCGTGGGGTTCAGGGTGGCATACACAAAGCCCGACGAGGAGCACCCCTTCGGCCATGGAAGAGCCGAGGAAGTGGCCGCCATCATAATAGGTGTACTGCTCTGTGTGGTGGGGTACGAGTTCGCTGTATCCAGCTATGATAGGCTCGTCTCTAGGGAGACACTAGTGTACTCGCTCACACTAGTCTTGGTTCTACTGGTCTCCGCAGCTGTCAAGGAAGCCCTGGCCATGTGGGCTTTCAGGCTGGGGGAAAAGTTTAACTCTGAGTCCATAAAAGGTGATGCGTGGCACCACAGGAGCGACGCAATAGCGACTGGGCTACTAGCTCTCGCTATATTGACAGCCGGTGGCACGTACTGGTGGGTCGACGGCGTAATGGGGTTGGTGGTATCGGCCTTCATAGTGGTGACAGGGGGCAAGATCGTCCTCGACGCCTCGAGCGTCTTACTTGGTAGAGCCCCGTCGAGGGAGGAAGTAGAGGAGATAGTAAGCGTGGTCAAGAAAGTGAGCCCGAAAGTCCAGAGCGTACACCACATACACGTACACAAGTACGGCGAACACACAGAGGTGACCCTCCACGTGCACTTACCGGACGACATGTCTCTCTCGGAGGCGCACGAGATAGCTACTTTAATAGAAGACGTTTTGAGGAAAGAGCTCGGGTATGAGGCTACAGTACACGTAGAGCCGGCCAGTGCTAAAAGACTCAAAAACCACGCCGACTAA
- a CDS encoding chromate transporter: protein MGVSLLQLFLEFMKIGFFMFGGGYGGIALLYKELVEINKWISEDEFVKILGIAESTPGPIAINSATYIGYKLGGIPGSILATMGVVVPPYLVILVIAMFLTRYMFTEAARIVFRGINSAVVALILYALVTVGRSVLVVERPPFIDVISAVIFVIAFALLYLARLHPIYVILASAGLSILIRLILGL, encoded by the coding sequence ATGGGTGTTAGCCTACTCCAGTTGTTCCTAGAGTTCATGAAGATAGGGTTCTTCATGTTCGGCGGAGGGTATGGTGGGATAGCGTTATTGTACAAGGAGCTAGTTGAGATCAACAAGTGGATTAGCGAGGACGAGTTCGTCAAAATACTAGGTATCGCAGAGAGTACGCCGGGTCCCATAGCGATTAACTCCGCGACTTACATCGGCTACAAGCTAGGGGGCATACCCGGCTCGATACTTGCTACTATGGGCGTGGTAGTGCCCCCCTATCTGGTGATACTAGTAATAGCGATGTTCCTTACGCGCTACATGTTCACAGAGGCGGCTAGAATTGTGTTCAGAGGTATAAACTCCGCCGTGGTAGCGCTCATACTCTACGCGCTAGTAACCGTCGGCAGGAGCGTCCTCGTCGTCGAGAGACCTCCCTTTATCGACGTGATCTCGGCGGTCATATTCGTGATAGCCTTCGCGCTACTATACCTAGCGAGACTACATCCAATATATGTGATCCTCGCCTCGGCGGGGTTGAGCATACTTATCAGACTAATACTCGGGTTGTAA
- a CDS encoding DEAD/DEAH box helicase has product MRVDTKALLERLGYKYYYEVEEASNPDYVDVKFSDLVPEFSGLSIGGKRLYRHQLEALEALKNGENVILISGTGSGKTEAWVLYVLDQVRRGTPLKVIAVYPTLALANDQVKRIANYSGLLKIGFTQLDSIRVKRLSAGGRRRLVEELGKVKIVVTNPAFLLNDLKKFLITQSSALLHNFYKGLDLLVIDEIDFYGPRSLALLLAILKILGKVSDKKPQVAVLGATISNPEDLGLFLEEVTRRKYRVIRGKPFRVENRTYIVLGKNLREIWERLRREVERPELRGRIPPEVRVAMEKFDVFAEKPYFYLQFLESLGLEVPPIHPDYVEILKGYFEDDYVTIVFTKGISQAEEVLRDLKNKLGEGIPAATHHHLVPKEKREEIEEKTRKGFIKLLISPRTLSQGIDIGEVARVVHLGLPDDVREYYQREGRKGRRAELGYSETVIIPTGRWDRELLANGFEALKEWLNLGAEKTIINPRNLYLHLFLGLTKLLSPWFKEELSELEKEALEKAGLLSSDRVSLDYLRRVYEKINFYEYAPPYGIKRYLVKGGEEVALEPIGHCDLVERFQPGCIDYGEEAIVVSLEKAASTRRVARVIEKGFREIDFYQDDAFRLALEEYRYIKDGWGEKPNILRDILAGRISSYELCVVYVPSRGFGVYKKVPNRCIWTVRSEKPKSIRVGGETIVFYDRRNIYLPTPTGGEYRDFTYGYKFDVDPAENAELLKLALASLMIILRKRLGIAFETIMYDVVKVGETKYFNLHEPESAGLIDSIDWDTVRRAVEEYTFTPLDRILLSQIDELAYSTLVSYEFNWEVVRQEVLRVIDYIVAKKKLPLLVRGVRVKIPKPSKALKIGALYAFTEVSGEDSPRPVMIAGLSFFDGEDAYNVVESYPPIPYIKPPESLRSLEALIAEKVDYEDYKLVVESKDKTLEQLKKANLRTLVRVLENAEPGKLIDIREVGRPEWLRGLSLRDALVETGLLTPGVSIESVSLSITRVFEKGKMYPETKNVIEAFLGEQSRSLYLSYLLLTSSEVEKARTE; this is encoded by the coding sequence ATGAGAGTCGATACTAAGGCTCTGCTCGAAAGGCTGGGCTACAAGTACTACTACGAGGTAGAGGAGGCTTCTAACCCAGACTACGTGGACGTGAAGTTTTCGGACTTGGTGCCCGAGTTTAGCGGGCTGAGCATAGGGGGTAAGAGACTCTACAGGCACCAGCTCGAAGCTCTTGAAGCCTTGAAGAACGGTGAGAACGTTATACTGATCTCCGGCACCGGTAGCGGTAAAACTGAGGCGTGGGTCTTATACGTCTTGGACCAGGTTAGAAGGGGCACACCCCTCAAGGTAATAGCCGTCTACCCGACGCTAGCGCTCGCGAACGACCAAGTTAAGAGGATAGCAAATTACTCTGGCCTGTTGAAAATCGGGTTCACACAGCTCGACAGTATACGGGTCAAGCGGCTGTCCGCGGGAGGGAGGAGAAGGCTGGTCGAAGAGCTAGGGAAGGTCAAAATCGTGGTGACAAACCCGGCTTTCCTCTTAAACGACTTGAAAAAGTTCCTCATAACCCAGAGTTCGGCGCTCTTACACAACTTCTACAAGGGTCTAGACTTACTCGTTATCGACGAGATAGACTTTTACGGTCCTCGCAGTTTAGCCCTCCTACTAGCTATACTCAAAATTCTAGGGAAGGTGTCGGACAAGAAGCCTCAAGTCGCCGTGCTAGGGGCGACGATATCCAACCCGGAGGATCTCGGCCTATTCCTAGAGGAGGTCACTCGAAGGAAGTACCGTGTAATTAGGGGTAAGCCGTTCAGGGTCGAAAACAGGACTTACATTGTCCTAGGTAAAAACCTCAGGGAGATATGGGAGAGGTTGAGGCGCGAAGTAGAGAGGCCTGAGCTGAGGGGCAGAATCCCCCCGGAAGTAAGGGTGGCCATGGAAAAATTCGACGTTTTTGCCGAGAAGCCGTACTTCTACCTCCAGTTCCTCGAGTCGCTGGGATTAGAAGTGCCCCCGATTCACCCAGACTACGTTGAAATACTGAAGGGCTATTTCGAAGACGACTACGTCACAATCGTTTTCACTAAGGGTATAAGCCAAGCAGAGGAGGTTTTGAGGGACCTCAAAAACAAGTTAGGAGAAGGAATTCCTGCCGCGACACACCATCACCTGGTACCGAAGGAGAAACGGGAGGAAATAGAGGAGAAAACGAGGAAGGGGTTTATCAAGCTGTTGATATCCCCCAGAACTCTCTCACAGGGGATAGACATTGGCGAGGTAGCCAGGGTGGTCCACCTAGGTCTGCCTGACGACGTTAGGGAGTACTACCAGCGAGAGGGGAGGAAAGGGAGGAGAGCCGAGCTGGGCTACTCGGAAACCGTAATAATACCCACTGGTCGGTGGGACAGAGAACTGCTCGCCAACGGCTTTGAGGCGCTCAAAGAGTGGCTTAACCTCGGAGCCGAGAAGACGATAATCAACCCGAGGAACCTGTATCTCCACTTGTTCCTTGGCCTGACGAAGCTCTTGTCACCGTGGTTTAAAGAGGAGTTGAGTGAGCTCGAGAAGGAGGCCTTAGAGAAAGCAGGTCTGCTCTCGAGCGACAGAGTCAGCTTAGACTACCTGAGAAGAGTCTACGAAAAAATCAACTTCTACGAGTATGCTCCACCGTACGGTATCAAGAGGTACCTGGTAAAGGGCGGCGAAGAGGTGGCCTTAGAACCGATAGGACACTGCGACCTCGTAGAGAGGTTTCAGCCGGGTTGCATCGACTACGGGGAGGAGGCAATAGTTGTTTCCCTAGAGAAGGCTGCGAGTACGAGACGGGTCGCGAGGGTGATAGAGAAAGGTTTCAGGGAGATAGACTTCTACCAGGACGACGCGTTCAGGCTCGCCTTGGAAGAGTACAGGTACATAAAGGACGGGTGGGGCGAGAAGCCGAACATACTGAGGGACATCCTAGCTGGAAGAATATCGTCTTACGAGCTCTGCGTGGTCTACGTGCCCTCGAGGGGGTTCGGGGTCTACAAGAAAGTCCCAAACCGCTGTATATGGACAGTGAGGTCCGAGAAACCCAAGTCGATAAGGGTCGGGGGAGAGACCATCGTCTTCTACGATAGGAGGAACATATACCTCCCAACTCCGACAGGAGGCGAGTACAGGGACTTCACCTACGGATACAAGTTTGACGTAGACCCCGCAGAGAACGCTGAGCTCCTCAAGCTGGCCCTCGCCAGCCTGATGATAATTCTCAGGAAGAGGCTCGGTATAGCCTTCGAGACCATAATGTACGATGTCGTCAAAGTCGGTGAGACGAAGTACTTCAACCTCCACGAACCCGAGTCAGCGGGTCTAATAGACAGCATAGACTGGGACACCGTTAGGAGGGCTGTTGAAGAATACACATTCACACCGCTCGACAGAATATTGCTATCCCAGATAGACGAACTAGCGTACTCTACACTAGTCTCGTACGAGTTTAACTGGGAGGTCGTCAGGCAGGAGGTCCTTAGGGTCATTGATTACATTGTTGCCAAAAAGAAGCTCCCGCTTCTCGTGAGGGGGGTCAGGGTGAAAATCCCGAAACCTAGCAAGGCTTTGAAGATAGGCGCCCTCTACGCGTTTACGGAGGTGTCAGGCGAGGACTCCCCTAGACCGGTGATGATCGCGGGGCTCAGCTTCTTCGACGGCGAAGACGCGTACAACGTCGTGGAGTCCTACCCGCCAATACCCTACATTAAGCCGCCGGAGTCGTTAAGGTCTCTCGAGGCACTCATAGCCGAGAAAGTCGACTACGAGGACTACAAGCTCGTGGTCGAGTCCAAAGATAAGACGTTAGAGCAACTAAAGAAGGCCAATCTCAGAACATTGGTCAGAGTACTCGAAAACGCTGAGCCCGGTAAGCTGATCGATATAAGGGAGGTAGGTAGACCAGAATGGCTCAGGGGCCTGAGCTTGAGAGACGCCCTTGTCGAGACGGGGTTGCTCACGCCAGGTGTCAGTATCGAGAGCGTGTCCCTGTCGATTACACGCGTTTTCGAGAAGGGTAAAATGTATCCAGAGACCAAGAACGTCATAGAGGCGTTCCTAGGGGAGCAGTCTAGGTCCTTGTACTTAAGCTACCTACTCCTCACCTCGTCGGAAGTAGAGAAAGCGAGAACCGAGTAG
- the dcd gene encoding dCTP deaminase, with product MILSDWDIKVYLEKKLLVINPLHEDTVRENGVDLRFGDEFCRFKTGGVIDTREMNVTDFLECERVGEGGFLIKPYEHVLTTTLEWVELPADLVGLVNLRSTFARAGIYIPPTVIDAGFKGEVTIEIVGGPNSVKVYPGQRFLHVVFLRTSSPVYKPYSGKYQGQRGVTPALKDKS from the coding sequence ATGATCCTGAGCGATTGGGATATCAAGGTCTATCTCGAAAAGAAACTCCTCGTGATAAACCCTCTTCACGAGGATACTGTGAGAGAGAACGGCGTTGACCTGAGGTTCGGGGACGAGTTCTGCAGGTTTAAGACGGGGGGTGTAATAGACACGAGGGAGATGAACGTAACAGACTTCCTTGAGTGTGAGAGAGTCGGCGAGGGGGGATTTCTAATAAAGCCGTACGAACACGTCCTAACAACAACCCTGGAATGGGTGGAGCTGCCAGCCGATCTCGTCGGTCTGGTCAATCTGAGGAGTACCTTCGCTAGAGCCGGTATCTACATACCTCCTACAGTGATAGACGCCGGGTTCAAAGGAGAGGTGACTATTGAAATCGTTGGAGGTCCCAACTCCGTTAAAGTGTACCCTGGCCAGCGTTTCCTCCACGTAGTTTTCCTTAGAACGAGTAGCCCTGTCTACAAGCCTTACAGTGGCAAGTACCAGGGTCAACGTGGTGTAACACCAGCGTTAAAGGACAAGAGCTAG
- the thyX gene encoding FAD-dependent thymidylate synthase — protein MPTKHYPSARLVARLPDAQKLIAISAKLTITPKDFESIAEKMDENKIETWITELVKRGHGSPLEHSIYVFEVVCSRVCSHQLVRHRHASFSQLSQRYSDKYLRSLVSRAREVTGLTGDDVGEVEVIDRLLEMGLDFDTLLDVVGEAFIVPPKVVELKNRVFLERLLESVRDYYEVLKSGVIYEDARFLLPQAVKTRVIVSMNARELLEVFIPLRTCSRAQWEIRWVAWAVREELVKVDPLIFKFSGPRCVLMENRARSSPCSLEDFAGKKCSFTIERCPELVPRDKIQECLFYSVSEFQRYTRTS, from the coding sequence ATGCCAACTAAACACTACCCTTCGGCCAGGCTTGTAGCTAGACTACCCGACGCGCAGAAACTCATTGCCATCTCGGCTAAGCTCACCATTACGCCGAAAGACTTCGAGAGTATCGCGGAGAAAATGGACGAAAACAAAATAGAGACGTGGATTACCGAGTTGGTTAAGAGAGGGCACGGTAGCCCACTAGAGCACAGCATCTACGTGTTCGAGGTTGTTTGCAGCAGGGTGTGTAGCCACCAACTGGTTAGGCACAGGCATGCCTCGTTTTCCCAGCTAAGCCAGAGGTACAGCGACAAGTACCTGAGAAGTTTGGTGTCTAGAGCCAGAGAAGTAACTGGGTTGACGGGCGATGACGTTGGCGAGGTCGAGGTGATAGACAGGCTCCTCGAGATGGGGCTAGACTTCGATACTCTCCTAGACGTTGTCGGCGAGGCCTTCATCGTGCCCCCAAAGGTTGTCGAGCTTAAGAACAGGGTGTTTCTGGAGAGGTTGCTTGAGAGCGTTAGAGACTACTACGAGGTTCTCAAAAGCGGGGTTATTTACGAGGACGCTAGGTTCCTCCTACCCCAGGCCGTGAAGACAAGGGTCATTGTGAGCATGAACGCCCGGGAATTACTCGAGGTATTCATACCATTAAGGACTTGTAGCAGAGCCCAGTGGGAGATCAGGTGGGTTGCCTGGGCTGTAAGAGAAGAGCTCGTTAAGGTCGACCCCCTCATATTCAAATTCTCCGGCCCACGCTGTGTCCTCATGGAGAACAGAGCCAGAAGCAGTCCGTGTAGCCTAGAGGACTTCGCGGGTAAGAAGTGCTCTTTCACAATTGAGAGATGCCCTGAGCTGGTGCCGAGAGACAAAATACAAGAGTGTCTCTTCTACTCGGTCTCGGAGTTCCAGAGGTACACACGGACAAGCTGA
- a CDS encoding anaerobic ribonucleoside-triphosphate reductase activating protein: MEDIRLVGAGWKNVSLVDVVDSVTFTLWLCGCNLRCPFCHNWKLAVNNPERCRLLDIERLLDELNAAKMLVDYLHVTGGEPLVQWYELGRLLRLVKNNIGGRTSVNTNLTLYSPLSRLLKEGLVDHIATDLKLPPEVMYGHDSETASKLWSLYERGLMLVADYGVPLELRIPITKFSKPALVAEYLVKIQPYLSKIGKLIVVVQPLLGEPVTTPRDPEWCKLFCNPDNGLLDGVAETVTKLGFRVRVKKWLSS, translated from the coding sequence ATGGAGGACATCAGACTTGTAGGAGCTGGTTGGAAGAATGTTAGTCTAGTCGACGTTGTAGACTCAGTCACTTTCACCCTATGGCTCTGTGGCTGTAATTTGAGATGCCCCTTCTGCCATAACTGGAAACTCGCCGTGAACAACCCGGAGAGGTGTAGACTCCTTGATATCGAGAGATTGCTTGACGAACTAAACGCGGCCAAGATGCTGGTCGACTACCTTCACGTGACCGGTGGAGAGCCCCTAGTACAGTGGTATGAGCTGGGTAGATTACTCAGATTGGTGAAGAACAACATAGGGGGGAGGACCAGCGTTAACACAAACTTAACGTTGTATTCACCACTGAGTAGGCTCCTCAAAGAGGGGCTAGTTGACCACATTGCCACGGACCTGAAGCTCCCTCCTGAAGTCATGTACGGACACGACTCCGAGACGGCCTCGAAGTTATGGTCTCTATACGAAAGAGGGCTTATGCTCGTAGCCGACTACGGTGTACCTCTAGAGCTGAGAATCCCTATTACCAAGTTTAGTAAACCAGCCCTCGTAGCAGAATACCTGGTTAAAATCCAACCCTACCTGTCCAAAATCGGCAAGCTTATTGTTGTTGTCCAGCCGCTACTCGGTGAGCCGGTTACCACGCCGAGAGACCCTGAGTGGTGCAAGCTCTTCTGTAACCCGGACAACGGTCTACTAGACGGGGTTGCCGAGACGGTAACCAAGCTGGGCTTCCGCGTAAGGGTAAAAAAGTGGTTGTCCAGCTGA